A stretch of the Aminipila terrae genome encodes the following:
- a CDS encoding pyridoxal-phosphate-dependent aminotransferase family protein — protein sequence MYKTMTPGPTNVRENVRMARSLETTNPDIDPAFCEFYKETCDRLAQLMYTKNNVYILGGEGILGLEAACASLTEKGDRVLVIDNGIFGKGFADFVTMYGGEAVSFVSDYHRPVEVSKLEEFLKKDSDFKYATVVHCDTPSGVLNPIKGICNLLASYGILTVVDSVAGMFGEYVNIDESKIDILCGGSQKALSAPPGLTMLWVSDKAIETMENRKTPIASFYANILTFKNYYKEKWFPYTMPISDIYGLRAAVDNVMADKGILERHEKIAAATRKAVLAGGMELYLEEGYSNTVTVIKVPAGFTDKQILETMKEKYNVMISGCFDILAGKVIRIGHMGENANKEDMKNVLDALTKTLKDIGFPVKCNMAEIFLEELNK from the coding sequence ATGTACAAAACAATGACACCAGGGCCTACTAACGTGAGGGAAAACGTACGTATGGCAAGAAGCCTGGAAACCACCAATCCCGATATAGACCCAGCATTTTGTGAATTTTATAAAGAAACCTGTGATCGTTTAGCTCAGCTTATGTATACAAAAAATAATGTATACATTCTAGGTGGGGAAGGGATTTTAGGCCTTGAAGCAGCATGTGCTTCTTTAACAGAGAAGGGCGACAGGGTTTTAGTTATAGATAATGGTATCTTTGGAAAAGGTTTTGCAGACTTTGTAACAATGTATGGCGGTGAAGCAGTATCTTTTGTTTCTGATTATCACAGGCCTGTTGAAGTATCCAAGTTGGAAGAATTTCTGAAAAAGGATTCTGATTTTAAATATGCCACAGTTGTACACTGCGATACTCCAAGTGGCGTGCTGAACCCCATAAAAGGTATCTGCAACTTGCTTGCATCTTATGGAATATTAACGGTAGTAGATTCTGTTGCAGGTATGTTTGGTGAATACGTAAATATTGATGAAAGCAAAATTGATATTTTGTGTGGGGGTTCCCAGAAGGCATTGTCAGCTCCTCCGGGATTAACAATGTTGTGGGTAAGTGATAAAGCCATAGAAACTATGGAAAATCGAAAGACTCCAATAGCATCATTTTATGCAAATATTTTAACTTTTAAAAATTATTATAAAGAAAAATGGTTTCCATATACCATGCCAATCAGCGATATATATGGATTGCGTGCAGCAGTGGACAATGTTATGGCTGACAAAGGCATTTTGGAAAGGCATGAAAAGATTGCAGCAGCTACCAGAAAGGCCGTTCTGGCAGGGGGGATGGAACTCTATCTTGAAGAGGGATATTCCAATACAGTAACGGTTATCAAGGTTCCAGCAGGTTTTACAGATAAACAGATTCTGGAAACTATGAAAGAAAAATATAATGTTATGATTTCAGGTTGCTTTGACATTTTAGCGGGTAAAGTTATCCGAATTGGGCATATGGGAGAAAATGCAAATAAAGAAGATATGAAGAATGTTCTGGATGCGCTCACCAAAACCTTAAAGGATATAGGATTCCCTGTTAAATGCAATATGGCAGAGATTTTTCTGGAAGAATTAAATAAATAA
- a CDS encoding K(+)-transporting ATPase subunit C, with protein MSNLLKGIKKPFLVTLALLLICGLAYPLFLTGISQVIFPKQANGSLITADNKTVGSVLIGQDFTDERFMKCRPSAVNYNTYTVEDKKDGKYTGISSGSKNYGPTNPELSKRVKQDISEFLAANPSVKKEDIPTDLLTASGSGLDPHISPESADVQIPALAQSTGLSESRLKEIVRNSSQSKFLGVFGEDTVNVLKVNLQISKDLNLIKTIK; from the coding sequence ATGAGTAATTTATTGAAAGGAATAAAAAAGCCCTTTTTAGTGACATTGGCTTTACTTTTAATTTGTGGTCTGGCCTACCCTTTGTTTCTTACTGGTATCAGTCAGGTAATTTTCCCAAAACAGGCCAATGGCAGTTTGATAACTGCAGATAACAAGACTGTAGGCTCTGTGCTTATAGGGCAGGATTTTACAGATGAACGTTTCATGAAATGTCGGCCATCTGCAGTAAATTATAATACTTATACCGTGGAAGACAAAAAAGATGGAAAGTATACTGGTATTAGTTCAGGGTCAAAAAATTACGGACCTACCAATCCAGAACTTTCTAAGCGTGTAAAGCAGGACATCTCTGAGTTTTTAGCAGCAAATCCATCTGTTAAGAAAGAAGATATCCCTACTGATTTATTAACAGCGTCTGGTTCTGGTCTCGACCCGCATATAAGTCCGGAATCCGCCGATGTACAAATACCAGCACTGGCCCAGTCAACGGGCTTATCGGAGAGCCGCCTGAAAGAAATTGTAAGGAATAGTTCTCAAAGCAAGTTTCTTGGAGTATTTGGTGAAGATACTGTAAACGTACTAAAGGTGAACCTGCAAATTTCTAAAGACTTAAACCTCATAAAGACTATAAAATAA
- the kdpB gene encoding potassium-transporting ATPase subunit KdpB has product MFFPGLFGDEGNNLRFYNGIVSAILFVTVLFANFAEAVAEGRGKAQAQSLKNTQKDMQARIVNASGIENIINANSLKKGDIILVKAGEIIPNDGEIIEGIASVDESAITGESAPVLKETGGDFASVTGGTTVVSDWLKIQVTSNPGESFLDRMISLVEGASRKKTPNEIALNTLLVSLTIIFLIVIVCLYPIAAYSGVQLQISTLIALTVCLIPTTIGGLLSAIGIAGMDRVTRFNVIAMSGKAVEACGDVDTMILDKTGTITYGNRMAYQFIPVENVSKQDLIRYSVICSLKDDTPEGKSVVELGERLSANHYKDIQGMEFIEFTAQTRMSGVNLPDGTKIRKGAYDSVKKYIQELKGQIPKDLDSKVNEVSKFGGTPLVVCSGNQIFGVIYLKDTIKPGLVDRFARLRSIGIKTVMCTGDNPLTAATIAQEAGVDSFIAECRPEDKIKAIKAEQSQGKVVAMTGDGTNDAPALAQADVGIAMNSGTSAAKEAANMVDLDSDPTKILDVVEIGKQLLITRGSLTTFSIANDVAKYFAIIPAMFMAVIPQLKVLNIMGLSTPYSAILSALIFNAIIIPCLIPLAMKGVRYKPQRSEKMLAHNMLIYGLGGIIAPFAGIKIIDLIITPLLIIIGL; this is encoded by the coding sequence TTGTTTTTCCCTGGTCTTTTCGGTGATGAAGGGAATAATCTGAGATTTTATAACGGCATAGTATCTGCTATACTTTTCGTTACCGTACTTTTTGCCAATTTTGCAGAAGCGGTAGCAGAAGGCAGGGGTAAAGCCCAGGCACAAAGTTTAAAAAATACCCAGAAAGATATGCAGGCCCGGATTGTAAATGCTAGCGGTATAGAAAACATTATAAATGCAAACTCCTTAAAAAAGGGTGATATTATCCTTGTAAAGGCGGGAGAGATTATCCCCAATGATGGGGAGATCATTGAAGGTATTGCCTCCGTAGATGAATCCGCCATTACCGGAGAATCTGCTCCCGTACTAAAGGAAACCGGAGGCGATTTTGCATCCGTTACCGGAGGTACAACTGTAGTAAGCGACTGGCTTAAAATTCAGGTTACCTCAAACCCTGGGGAATCTTTTCTTGACCGGATGATCTCTTTGGTAGAAGGAGCTTCCCGTAAAAAAACACCCAATGAAATCGCATTGAATACCTTGCTTGTAAGCCTGACTATCATCTTTCTTATTGTCATTGTGTGCCTATATCCCATTGCTGCCTATAGCGGTGTGCAGCTTCAGATTTCAACTTTGATAGCCCTGACAGTATGTTTAATTCCAACCACTATCGGGGGTCTGCTGTCTGCCATAGGCATAGCTGGCATGGACAGGGTTACACGTTTTAATGTCATAGCCATGTCAGGGAAAGCTGTAGAAGCCTGCGGTGACGTGGATACCATGATTCTTGATAAGACAGGTACCATTACATACGGAAACCGTATGGCTTACCAATTTATTCCCGTAGAAAATGTAAGCAAACAAGATTTAATCCGTTATTCTGTTATCTGCTCCCTGAAAGATGATACTCCTGAAGGCAAATCAGTAGTAGAACTTGGGGAAAGATTGAGTGCAAATCACTATAAAGACATACAGGGTATGGAGTTCATTGAATTTACAGCGCAAACACGTATGAGTGGCGTAAATCTCCCTGATGGGACCAAAATACGCAAAGGTGCCTATGATTCCGTTAAAAAATATATACAGGAACTTAAGGGCCAGATACCTAAAGATTTAGATAGTAAAGTTAATGAAGTTTCCAAATTTGGGGGCACTCCTCTTGTAGTTTGTTCAGGAAATCAGATTTTCGGCGTTATTTACCTAAAGGATACAATCAAACCTGGACTTGTGGATCGGTTTGCAAGGCTTCGCTCCATAGGGATCAAAACCGTCATGTGTACCGGAGATAATCCGCTTACTGCAGCCACTATAGCTCAGGAAGCCGGTGTTGACAGCTTTATTGCAGAATGCAGGCCTGAGGATAAGATTAAGGCCATCAAAGCAGAACAGTCTCAGGGTAAAGTTGTAGCCATGACCGGTGATGGCACAAACGATGCACCCGCACTGGCACAGGCAGATGTTGGGATCGCTATGAACAGCGGAACCTCTGCTGCCAAAGAAGCCGCTAACATGGTTGACTTAGATTCTGATCCAACCAAAATACTTGATGTGGTGGAAATCGGCAAACAGCTTTTGATTACCCGGGGCTCCCTGACAACTTTCAGTATTGCAAATGATGTGGCTAAATATTTTGCCATTATTCCTGCCATGTTTATGGCAGTCATTCCCCAACTGAAAGTGTTAAACATCATGGGGTTATCAACTCCTTACAGTGCCATACTCTCCGCTTTGATTTTCAATGCCATCATTATCCCATGTCTGATTCCTCTTGCCATGAAGGGAGTTCGATATAAGCCCCAGCGCTCGGAGAAAATGCTGGCTCACAATATGCTGATTTATGGCCTGGGAGGAATTATTGCTCCTTTTGCAGGCATAAAAATCATCGATTTAATTATCACCCCATTGTTAATAATTATAGGCTTATAA
- the kdpA gene encoding potassium-transporting ATPase subunit KdpA yields the protein MLQIILVLAIFIALIIPTGKYLYHIATNQHTFADPIFNRIDNGFYRVCGIDKKEMGWKQYALAMLATNAIMVMVGYFILRLQSLPFLNPNGVGGMEPSLSFNTIISFMTNTNLQHYSGESGLSYLSQMAVIIFMMFTSAATGFSVAMAFVRGLAGKTKTMGNFYVDLIRIITRVLLPLSLIGGLILVSQGVPQNLLANITVKTIEGTSQDIAMGPMASLEIIKHLGTNGGGFMGANSSSPFENPNVITNMVEMLSMMLLPGSCIIAFGHMVCNGRNRAKNGKAKKIFIGREAKPIFAVMLIIFIIGLAVCFTAESTGNPLLEKAGLSQSMGNMEGKEVRLGIAQSALFTTVTTAFTTGSVNNMHDTLTPLGGAVPLMNMMLNVVFGGKGVGLMNMILYAILAVFICSLMIGRTPEYLNKKIEGKEMKLAALGIIIHPLLILAFSALAVAVPAGLSGISNPGYHGLTQVLYEYSSSAANNGSGFEGLGDNTYFWNISTGLVMFFGRYLPIIIQLAIAGSLMMKQPVSESMGTLKTDTKTFTLSLLMVVIIFAALTFFPAMVLGPIAEHLTLWS from the coding sequence ATGCTACAAATTATTTTGGTACTGGCAATTTTTATTGCCCTTATCATACCTACAGGAAAATACTTATATCATATTGCAACAAATCAACATACCTTTGCCGATCCCATATTTAACCGGATTGATAATGGGTTTTATCGTGTATGCGGTATTGATAAAAAAGAAATGGGTTGGAAGCAATATGCATTAGCTATGCTTGCAACTAACGCCATAATGGTTATGGTTGGTTATTTTATTTTGCGGCTTCAATCTCTTCCGTTTTTAAACCCCAATGGTGTCGGTGGAATGGAGCCCAGTTTGTCCTTTAACACGATTATAAGTTTTATGACCAATACAAACCTTCAGCATTACTCTGGAGAGTCCGGACTTTCTTATTTAAGTCAGATGGCGGTAATAATCTTTATGATGTTTACCTCTGCAGCCACAGGCTTCTCTGTTGCCATGGCTTTCGTTCGAGGCCTGGCGGGAAAAACAAAAACAATGGGGAACTTTTACGTGGATCTTATCCGGATTATAACTCGGGTTTTGCTGCCTCTTTCCCTCATTGGAGGATTGATTCTTGTGTCTCAGGGCGTGCCTCAGAATTTACTGGCTAACATTACAGTCAAGACTATTGAAGGTACTTCCCAGGACATTGCTATGGGGCCTATGGCTTCTCTTGAAATCATTAAGCACCTGGGTACAAACGGCGGTGGATTTATGGGTGCTAATTCATCTTCACCCTTTGAAAATCCCAATGTAATCACCAATATGGTGGAGATGCTTTCCATGATGCTGCTTCCTGGTTCCTGTATTATCGCCTTCGGTCATATGGTATGCAATGGTAGAAATAGAGCCAAAAACGGCAAAGCAAAAAAAATCTTCATTGGCAGAGAAGCAAAACCGATCTTTGCAGTAATGTTAATCATTTTTATTATTGGGCTTGCTGTATGCTTTACAGCAGAAAGCACTGGAAACCCTTTGCTTGAAAAAGCTGGCTTAAGTCAGAGCATGGGCAATATGGAAGGTAAAGAGGTTCGGTTAGGAATTGCCCAATCTGCACTATTTACCACAGTTACCACGGCCTTTACCACTGGAAGCGTCAATAATATGCATGATACATTAACGCCTTTAGGTGGAGCCGTGCCTTTAATGAATATGATGCTTAATGTAGTCTTTGGCGGCAAGGGCGTTGGGCTTATGAATATGATTTTATACGCAATTCTTGCTGTGTTTATCTGTTCACTAATGATTGGGCGGACCCCGGAATATTTAAACAAGAAAATAGAAGGAAAAGAAATGAAACTAGCTGCCTTGGGAATCATCATTCATCCCCTGCTGATTCTGGCCTTTTCCGCACTGGCAGTGGCTGTCCCTGCCGGACTAAGTGGAATCTCGAATCCCGGTTATCACGGTCTGACCCAGGTTCTGTATGAATATTCATCTTCTGCTGCCAACAATGGTTCTGGTTTTGAAGGATTAGGAGATAATACATATTTTTGGAATATTTCTACAGGACTGGTGATGTTCTTTGGCCGCTATCTGCCTATTATTATACAGCTGGCCATAGCAGGATCTCTGATGATGAAGCAGCCAGTCAGCGAATCTATGGGTACCTTAAAGACAGATACAAAAACATTTACCCTGTCACTTCTTATGGTAGTAATCATTTTCGCTGCACTGACATTCTTTCCTGCGATGGTATTAGGTCCTATAGCAGAGCATTTAACACTGTGGAGTTAA
- the kdpF gene encoding K(+)-transporting ATPase subunit F, translating into MIFLGILIIALGVYLLYALLNPEKF; encoded by the coding sequence ATGATATTTCTTGGAATTCTGATTATTGCACTGGGAGTGTACTTATTATACGCCTTGCTTAATCCTGAAAAATTTTAA
- a CDS encoding response regulator, with amino-acid sequence MNKPLILVVEDDKAIRTLITTTLETQGYLYHTAETGEASIFESVSKPPDIIILDLGLPDMDGVDIIKKIRSWSNTPIIVVSARSEDKDKIDALDAGADDYLTKPFSVDELLARLRVSLRRIRYDNEKLLKDSTTFTNGTLKIDYAAGCVWLDDEEIHLTPIEYKLLCLLAKNVGKVLTHNFILHEIWGNYTSDVPALRVFMATLRKKIERHSSNCKYIQTHIGVGYRMLRVSDDSKYI; translated from the coding sequence ATGAATAAACCTTTAATTTTAGTTGTGGAAGACGATAAAGCCATTCGCACCCTGATTACTACAACTCTGGAAACCCAGGGATACCTTTATCACACAGCCGAAACAGGTGAAGCTTCTATATTTGAATCGGTGTCTAAACCACCGGATATCATTATCTTAGATTTAGGACTTCCTGATATGGATGGTGTTGATATTATTAAAAAAATACGGTCATGGTCAAATACTCCAATAATTGTTGTCAGCGCCCGTAGTGAAGACAAAGATAAAATTGATGCGCTGGATGCTGGTGCAGACGATTATCTGACAAAGCCCTTCAGTGTTGACGAACTTCTGGCAAGACTCCGTGTAAGTCTCCGCCGGATCCGTTATGATAATGAAAAATTACTTAAAGATTCAACTACCTTTACCAATGGTACGCTGAAAATTGATTATGCTGCAGGATGTGTCTGGCTGGATGATGAAGAGATTCATCTTACACCCATTGAGTATAAGCTTCTTTGTCTTCTGGCTAAAAATGTGGGCAAAGTTCTGACTCATAATTTTATCCTGCACGAAATATGGGGAAACTACACCAGCGATGTCCCTGCATTACGAGTTTTTATGGCAACCCTTAGGAAGAAAATCGAAAGACACTCCTCAAATTGTAAATATATTCAGACCCATATCGGGGTTGGATACCGTATGCTGCGGGTTTCCGATGACAGTAAATATATTTAG
- a CDS encoding sensor histidine kinase, with the protein MVIQQTNSYSLLEQLSTLPTRKKRGILKIYFGYAAGVGKTCAMLNDAQEAQKNGIDVVAGYIEPHFRPETMSLVKGLESLPSLKLSYKGVLLNEFDLDRALQRMPSLILVDELAHTNAAGCRHKKRYQDVEELLQAGIDVYTTINVQHIESLNDIVESITGVYVRERIPDSVFDCADQIELVDIEPDELIDRLNRGKIYQEAQAHRALTNFFTKERLVALREIALRRTADHVNKIAAQNETLNNSSPYTNEHILVCLSSAASNAKVIRTAARMAGAFHGLFTALFVETSDTKDMEGNNREVLQENLRLAEQLGAQISTVCGDDIPTQIAEYAKASRVSKIVIGRSSRAKRLLKSNYVDRLTELAPNVDIYIIPDTQPSLRINTLKFSKPSNLSLADTGKSVLLLFLCTLVGFLFDSLNFSIANIITVYILGVQLNAVITKGRLYSAVSSVLSVLILNYFFTEPRFSLQAYDPGYPVTFLVMLAASLITSTLTKRVKGQAHQTAQKAFRTEVLLETSRKLQQAKDKDDILSETAQQMIKLLDRAVIFYPSRENTLGEPLIFSNADTSDALLYYTNVEERAVAEWVFKNNKRAGATTNTLSAAKCLYLAVRGNSTVFAVVGVAMDKDAPLEIFEKSILIAMLGECALALEKEDLNETQKQISIKMQQEQLRANLLRAISHDLRTPLTSISGNAGILMGNSKVLSDSQKQGLYTDIYDDSMWLINLVENLLSITRIDNGTLNLGMQPELLEEVIEEALLHINRNSVDYHINTFLSDDLLMAKMDSRLIIQVIINIIDNAIKYTPKGSNITITANRDGPFVRIEIGDNGSGISDQSKSKLFDMFYTADNIRGDGRRGLGLGLSLCKSIINAHNGIIYVKDNVPQGTVFGFTLQAEEVNVHE; encoded by the coding sequence ATGGTTATCCAGCAAACAAATTCCTATTCACTGTTAGAACAGCTTTCCACTTTACCCACAAGGAAAAAGCGGGGTATACTGAAAATCTATTTTGGTTATGCTGCCGGAGTAGGTAAAACCTGCGCCATGCTAAATGATGCTCAAGAGGCCCAAAAAAACGGAATTGATGTAGTTGCTGGTTATATTGAACCCCATTTTCGTCCGGAAACCATGTCTCTGGTAAAAGGACTGGAATCATTACCGTCCCTTAAGCTATCCTATAAAGGGGTTCTCTTAAATGAATTCGACCTGGACCGTGCTCTGCAGAGAATGCCATCCCTGATTCTTGTAGATGAACTGGCCCACACAAATGCCGCTGGCTGTCGTCATAAAAAAAGATATCAGGATGTAGAAGAACTGCTGCAGGCTGGTATAGATGTATATACTACAATCAATGTCCAGCATATTGAAAGTCTCAATGATATTGTTGAATCAATCACTGGTGTCTATGTGCGTGAACGTATTCCCGACAGCGTATTTGATTGCGCAGATCAAATCGAACTGGTGGATATTGAACCAGATGAACTGATAGACCGCCTGAACAGAGGAAAAATCTATCAGGAAGCCCAGGCCCACAGGGCACTGACCAACTTCTTTACCAAAGAGAGGCTGGTAGCACTGCGAGAAATTGCTTTGCGCCGTACCGCAGATCACGTGAATAAAATTGCTGCCCAGAATGAAACCTTAAATAACAGTAGTCCCTACACAAATGAGCATATTTTAGTATGCCTCTCATCTGCAGCCTCTAATGCAAAGGTTATACGAACAGCTGCAAGAATGGCCGGTGCTTTTCACGGCCTCTTTACGGCATTGTTCGTAGAGACCTCAGATACAAAAGATATGGAGGGCAATAACAGAGAAGTACTGCAGGAAAATTTGAGACTGGCTGAGCAGCTTGGTGCACAAATTTCAACAGTATGTGGTGATGATATACCCACCCAGATTGCGGAATATGCAAAAGCCAGCCGTGTTTCAAAGATTGTTATAGGGCGCTCATCCCGTGCCAAAAGATTGCTGAAATCAAATTATGTGGATAGGCTTACAGAATTGGCTCCAAATGTTGATATTTATATTATTCCTGATACGCAGCCATCTCTCCGGATTAATACGCTGAAATTCTCAAAACCTTCAAATCTGTCCCTTGCTGATACAGGTAAATCAGTTTTGCTTTTATTTCTCTGTACCTTGGTGGGCTTTCTCTTTGATTCGCTGAATTTTAGCATAGCTAATATTATAACGGTTTACATATTAGGGGTTCAGCTGAATGCTGTAATTACCAAAGGTCGGCTTTATAGCGCTGTATCTTCCGTATTAAGCGTGCTGATATTAAATTATTTCTTTACGGAACCACGCTTTTCTCTGCAGGCCTATGATCCAGGCTACCCTGTAACTTTTCTGGTTATGCTGGCAGCCTCTTTAATAACCAGTACCCTGACAAAACGGGTAAAGGGCCAGGCACACCAAACGGCACAAAAAGCTTTCAGGACGGAAGTACTTCTGGAAACTAGCCGTAAACTCCAGCAGGCTAAAGATAAAGACGATATTCTGAGTGAAACAGCCCAGCAAATGATAAAATTATTAGACAGAGCTGTAATCTTCTATCCTTCCAGAGAAAACACCTTAGGTGAGCCACTGATATTTTCCAATGCCGATACATCAGATGCTCTTTTGTATTATACCAATGTGGAAGAGCGTGCAGTAGCTGAATGGGTATTCAAAAACAACAAGCGTGCAGGAGCCACTACAAACACCTTATCTGCTGCTAAATGCCTATACCTTGCTGTTCGGGGAAACAGCACAGTATTTGCTGTAGTGGGTGTTGCCATGGATAAGGATGCTCCTTTGGAAATATTTGAAAAAAGCATATTGATTGCGATGCTGGGAGAATGTGCTTTAGCTTTGGAAAAAGAGGATCTGAATGAAACACAGAAACAGATTTCCATAAAAATGCAGCAGGAACAGCTTCGGGCCAACCTGCTTCGGGCCATATCTCATGATTTACGGACTCCCCTCACAAGTATATCTGGTAATGCTGGTATTCTTATGGGAAATTCAAAAGTTTTAAGTGACTCCCAGAAGCAAGGTCTTTATACGGATATTTATGATGATTCCATGTGGCTGATTAATTTAGTAGAAAACCTTCTGTCCATAACCCGAATTGATAACGGTACTTTAAATTTAGGTATGCAGCCTGAACTTCTGGAAGAAGTAATCGAAGAAGCACTGCTCCATATTAACCGGAATAGTGTGGATTACCATATAAATACCTTTTTAAGTGATGATCTTTTAATGGCAAAGATGGATTCCCGTCTAATCATTCAGGTAATTATCAACATTATAGATAACGCTATTAAGTACACACCAAAAGGTTCCAACATTACCATCACAGCAAACAGAGATGGTCCATTTGTCCGTATAGAAATAGGGGACAACGGTTCAGGCATTTCAGACCAGTCAAAATCCAAACTATTTGATATGTTCTATACAGCAGATAACATCCGTGGGGATGGCAGACGTGGACTAGGATTGGGACTTTCTCTATGTAAGTCCATCATCAACGCCCATAATGGAATCATTTATGTGAAAGATAATGTCCCTCAGGGTACAGTATTTGGCTTTACCTTGCAGGCAGAGGAGGTAAATGTACATGAATAA
- a CDS encoding NAD-binding protein: protein MFGLIKDTHNVVVVGCGVLGAILAEKLYEEENGVTVIDKDSAAFDKLPVYFGGDFLNRDANDAEVLIEAGVEKADTVIAVTGDDVLNLFISKIAKDVFHVEHVLSGLRDPKRKMVYKELGIQSICIFDLWMDILEKEKII from the coding sequence GTGTTTGGACTAATAAAAGACACCCACAATGTGGTTGTTGTAGGATGCGGTGTCTTAGGAGCTATTTTAGCTGAAAAACTATATGAAGAGGAAAACGGTGTAACGGTGATTGATAAAGATAGTGCTGCTTTCGATAAACTTCCGGTTTATTTTGGGGGGGATTTTTTAAACCGGGATGCGAATGATGCGGAAGTGTTAATAGAAGCTGGAGTGGAAAAAGCCGATACAGTAATTGCTGTTACAGGAGATGATGTCTTAAATTTGTTTATTTCAAAAATAGCAAAGGATGTGTTTCACGTTGAACATGTTTTATCAGGTCTCAGGGACCCTAAGCGTAAGATGGTATATAAGGAACTTGGGATTCAGTCTATATGCATCTTCGATTTATGGATGGATATTTTAGAAAAGGAGAAAATTATATGA
- a CDS encoding potassium channel family protein, whose protein sequence is MKILLAGDTKLSGNIIHTLLQNRHSITVLNTDMDYCQQLADQYEELTVLNADNTDIVTLEEANVKKFDSVIAVSDYDSVNFVFCQLCKDLFGIKRLAAIINCPGNAEIFRKLGVDILIDKNSYFLSCIG, encoded by the coding sequence ATGAAAATTTTATTGGCCGGTGATACTAAATTGTCCGGCAATATTATACATACATTGCTTCAAAATCGGCATAGTATAACTGTCTTAAACACAGATATGGATTATTGCCAGCAGTTGGCAGATCAATATGAAGAGCTTACAGTACTTAATGCGGATAACACAGACATTGTCACTTTAGAAGAAGCAAATGTAAAAAAGTTTGACAGTGTAATTGCTGTATCTGATTATGATTCTGTAAACTTTGTTTTTTGCCAATTGTGTAAAGATCTCTTTGGTATAAAACGTCTGGCCGCCATTATTAACTGCCCCGGCAATGCAGAAATATTCCGCAAATTGGGAGTGGATATTCTTATTGATAAAAATTCTTATTTTCTCTCCTGCATCGGCTAA
- a CDS encoding agmatinase produces MREASTQYAKGPAGFYDFEDDEQYLASPLKIVDCGDADILQGDLDYSFQSIEYAVRKIIENGTIPIIMGGDHSITIPVGRALESVGEKVSIIQFDAHLDWTDHVGPQSYGNGSPMRRLSEMDHIDKMVQIGLRGIGSGKRSDYMDAKNYGSQLISAREAHEIGVEGVLKKIPKADKYFISFDIDGYDMSIAPGVASPYPGGLFYDQVMDIFKGICKMGKIVGIDMVEVAPNTILPALQ; encoded by the coding sequence ATCCGAGAAGCTTCTACTCAATACGCCAAAGGGCCTGCAGGATTTTATGATTTTGAAGATGATGAACAATATCTTGCATCTCCTTTAAAAATCGTGGACTGCGGCGATGCAGACATCCTTCAGGGTGATCTTGATTATTCCTTTCAAAGTATAGAGTACGCTGTAAGAAAAATTATTGAAAACGGAACCATTCCCATTATTATGGGAGGAGATCATTCCATAACCATTCCCGTAGGCAGAGCACTTGAAAGTGTTGGTGAAAAAGTAAGCATTATTCAGTTTGATGCTCACCTGGATTGGACAGATCATGTGGGTCCCCAGTCCTATGGAAATGGCAGTCCTATGCGTCGGTTATCAGAAATGGATCATATTGACAAAATGGTTCAGATTGGGTTACGGGGAATTGGCAGTGGTAAAAGATCCGATTATATGGATGCAAAAAATTATGGAAGCCAGCTGATTTCTGCCAGAGAAGCCCATGAAATCGGGGTTGAAGGGGTATTAAAGAAAATTCCTAAAGCCGATAAATATTTTATTTCCTTTGATATAGATGGATATGATATGTCTATTGCTCCTGGAGTGGCATCTCCATATCCTGGGGGACTCTTTTACGATCAGGTTATGGATATTTTTAAGGGAATCTGCAAGATGGGTAAAATCGTGGGAATAGATATGGTTGAAGTTGCCCCCAATACGATCCTTCCGGCATTACAGTAA